A genomic segment from Pseudomonas sessilinigenes encodes:
- the pssA gene encoding CDP-diacylglycerol--serine O-phosphatidyltransferase has protein sequence MPLLFKRSLLPKLRSFPLAPDAFTTLCGAAQFRQTLLEQIAQATQRIYIVALYLQQDEAGQEILDALHAAKAARPELDIVVVVDWMRAQRGLIGAGKQPGNSAWYQEMTRTHASVVPIYGVPVQTRELFGVLHLKGFVIDDCVLYSGASLNNVYLHKFDKYRFDRYHLLHNRALADSMHHLVQHGLVESRAVHRLDLPKLPTTRSLRNDIGDLRSRLKHAAYDTTAGSLERNGLSVSPLLGVGKGNPLNRVICELMAGAQKQLTICTPYFNLPLPVVREINRALERGVKIDIIVGDKTANDFYIPPSEPFKVIAALPYLYEISLRRFAKRHQKYIDNGQLNLHLWRDGDNSYHLKGLWIDERYTLLTGNNLNPRAFRLDLENALLLDDPKGELLAARSAEQAEIYRHTRRIEHFQSLDSLADYPEAVSKFLRRVSRVRIERLLYRIL, from the coding sequence GTGTGGTGCGGCGCAGTTTCGCCAAACCCTGCTGGAGCAGATCGCCCAGGCTACCCAACGCATCTATATCGTTGCCCTGTACCTGCAGCAGGATGAAGCTGGCCAGGAGATCCTCGATGCCCTGCATGCTGCCAAGGCCGCTCGTCCCGAGCTGGACATCGTGGTGGTGGTGGATTGGATGCGCGCCCAACGCGGCCTGATCGGCGCTGGCAAGCAGCCGGGCAATTCGGCCTGGTACCAGGAAATGACCCGCACCCACGCCAGTGTGGTGCCGATCTACGGCGTACCGGTGCAGACCCGGGAGCTGTTCGGGGTCCTGCACCTGAAGGGGTTCGTGATCGACGATTGCGTGCTCTACAGCGGCGCCAGCCTGAACAACGTGTACCTGCACAAATTCGACAAGTACCGGTTCGACCGCTATCACCTGCTGCACAATCGCGCCCTGGCCGACTCCATGCATCACCTGGTGCAGCATGGCCTGGTGGAATCGCGGGCGGTGCATCGCCTGGACCTGCCAAAGCTGCCGACGACTCGCAGCTTGCGCAATGACATCGGCGACCTGCGCAGCCGGCTCAAGCATGCAGCCTACGACACCACGGCCGGCAGCCTGGAGCGCAACGGGTTATCCGTCAGTCCGCTGCTGGGAGTGGGCAAGGGCAACCCGCTGAACCGCGTGATCTGCGAACTGATGGCCGGGGCCCAGAAGCAGCTGACCATCTGCACCCCGTATTTCAACCTGCCATTGCCAGTGGTCCGGGAAATCAACCGGGCCCTGGAGCGGGGAGTGAAGATCGACATCATCGTTGGCGACAAGACCGCCAACGACTTCTATATCCCCCCCAGCGAGCCGTTCAAGGTCATCGCTGCCTTGCCCTATCTGTACGAGATCAGCCTGCGGCGCTTCGCCAAGCGGCATCAGAAGTACATCGACAATGGACAGTTGAACCTGCACCTATGGCGCGATGGCGATAACAGCTACCACCTCAAGGGCCTGTGGATCGACGAGCGCTACACCTTGCTCACCGGCAACAACCTCAACCCACGGGCATTCCGCCTGGACCTGGAAAATGCCCTGCTGCTGGACGACCCCAAGGGTGAGTTGCTGGCGGCGCGTAGTGCCGAGCAGGCCGAGATCTATCGCCATACCCGGCGTATCGAGCATTTCCAGTCGCTGGACAGCTTGGCCGATTACCCGGAGGCGGTGAGCAAGTTCCTGCGCCGGGTCAGCCGCGTGCGCATCGAGCGCCTGCTGTATCGCATCCTCTGA